From Paraburkholderia sabiae, a single genomic window includes:
- a CDS encoding glycosyltransferase family 2 protein, whose product MDIDVIDEDVTLINPALAGEPSNAAGSRPKLSLREALAAASPRINPRKGTWQSAVIHGSVTALWLLLFARAFFLHGALAWSTGIAYVLYDTLLLAFVTVKTLPLIRRSLPAHRSADAADLPSMGVIVAAHNEAGVLPVTLAALLRQTHGPAQIVIADDGSTDGTRDLLTRRFGLVEPVPGELSAPSSRYPNLYWLRVPHGGKAPALNAAIEVMTTETVMTVDADTLLADDATLAMRAAFAQSPKLVAATGILVPVCDRTASGRVFQWFQTYEYMRNFIARFAWMRADSLLLVSGAFASFQRKALVAVGGFDGQCLVEDYELIHRLRRYSVDRDLGWEVRVVGDAHAQTEAPATLGAFLRQRRRWFAGFLQTQYWNRDMTGNARYGTLGRLMLPVKAFDTMQPIYGLTAFALLLGFVFGGHGTIVVSIFSVIGLKTAIDLAFYVWSIHLYRRWTGLTRGTSLPMAVAAAIAEPFTFQLLRHTGAALGWLQFLRGGKTWGKQHRAGLVGATQATR is encoded by the coding sequence ATGGACATCGATGTGATCGACGAAGACGTCACGCTGATAAACCCTGCATTGGCCGGCGAGCCGTCGAATGCAGCGGGCTCGCGTCCGAAGCTGTCGCTGCGCGAAGCGCTCGCCGCTGCGTCGCCGCGCATCAACCCGCGCAAGGGGACGTGGCAGAGCGCCGTGATTCACGGCAGCGTGACCGCGCTGTGGCTGCTGCTGTTCGCGCGTGCGTTCTTTCTGCATGGCGCGCTCGCGTGGTCGACGGGCATCGCTTACGTGCTTTACGACACGCTGCTGCTCGCGTTCGTGACGGTGAAGACCTTGCCGCTGATTCGCCGCTCGCTACCCGCGCACCGTTCCGCCGACGCCGCGGACCTGCCGTCGATGGGCGTGATCGTCGCCGCGCACAACGAGGCGGGCGTGCTGCCCGTGACGCTCGCCGCGCTGCTGCGGCAGACGCATGGCCCGGCGCAGATCGTGATTGCCGACGACGGTTCCACCGACGGCACGCGCGATCTGCTGACGCGCCGCTTCGGCCTCGTCGAGCCGGTGCCGGGCGAACTGAGCGCACCCAGCAGCCGCTATCCGAATCTGTACTGGCTGCGCGTGCCGCATGGCGGGAAAGCGCCCGCGCTGAACGCCGCGATCGAAGTGATGACGACGGAAACGGTCATGACCGTCGACGCCGACACGCTGCTCGCCGACGACGCGACGCTGGCGATGCGCGCGGCCTTCGCGCAATCGCCGAAGCTGGTCGCGGCGACGGGCATCCTCGTGCCCGTCTGCGATCGCACGGCGAGCGGACGCGTGTTCCAGTGGTTCCAGACCTACGAATACATGCGCAACTTCATCGCGCGTTTCGCGTGGATGCGGGCCGACAGCCTGCTGCTGGTGTCGGGCGCGTTTGCGTCGTTTCAGCGCAAGGCGCTGGTTGCCGTCGGCGGGTTCGATGGGCAATGCCTCGTCGAAGATTACGAACTGATTCACCGGCTGCGGCGCTATTCCGTCGATCGCGATCTGGGCTGGGAAGTCCGGGTGGTCGGCGACGCACATGCGCAGACGGAAGCGCCCGCGACGCTCGGCGCGTTCCTGCGCCAGCGCCGCCGCTGGTTCGCGGGCTTCCTGCAGACGCAGTACTGGAATCGCGACATGACGGGCAACGCGCGCTACGGCACGCTCGGCCGTCTGATGCTGCCCGTCAAGGCGTTCGACACGATGCAGCCCATCTACGGCCTGACCGCGTTCGCGCTGCTGCTGGGCTTCGTGTTCGGCGGTCATGGGACGATCGTCGTGTCGATTTTCAGCGTGATCGGGCTCAAGACGGCGATCGACCTCGCGTTCTACGTGTGGAGCATCCATCTGTATCGCCGCTGGACGGGGCTCACGCGCGGCACGAGTCTGCCGATGGCCGTGGCCGCCGCGATCGCCGAGCCGTTCACGTTCCAGTTGCTGCGCCACACGGGCGCGGCGCTCGGCTGGCTGCAATTTTTGCGCGGCGGCAAGACGTGGGGCAAACAGCATCGCGCGGGTCTGGTCGGCGCGACGCAGGCGACGCGTTGA
- a CDS encoding 3-deoxy-7-phosphoheptulonate synthase, producing MSRIDNPARDQEAGVADSTQDTTRIDDTRIGAVRPLISPALLLDELPCPPGVQSLVEKSRVEIADILHDRDDRLVVVVGPCSIHDHDQAMEYAHKLKVAADALRDDLMIVMRVYFEKPRTTVGWKGYINDPRLDGSFRINEGLRRARELLLEISSLGLPTGTEFLDLLSPQYIADLIAWGAIGARTTESQSHRQLASGLSCPIGFKNGTDGGVQIAADAIVAAAASHAFMGMTKMGMAAIFETRGNDDAHVILRGGKKGPNYDAAGVEEACAALRKVGLREQVMVDCSHANSNKSHDRQIDVAQDLANQLSGGDKRIVGVMIESHLEAGRQDLKPGVPLARGVSITDACIGWAQTEPVLQTLAQAVRARRQRNA from the coding sequence GTGAGCCGCATCGACAACCCCGCACGCGACCAGGAAGCCGGCGTCGCCGATTCCACCCAGGACACCACGCGCATCGACGACACGCGCATCGGCGCGGTGCGTCCGCTGATTTCGCCCGCGCTGCTGCTCGACGAACTGCCGTGCCCGCCGGGCGTGCAGTCGCTGGTCGAAAAGAGCCGCGTCGAGATCGCCGACATCCTGCATGACCGCGACGACCGGCTCGTTGTCGTCGTGGGTCCGTGCTCGATTCACGATCACGATCAGGCGATGGAATACGCGCACAAGCTGAAAGTCGCCGCCGACGCGTTGCGCGACGACCTGATGATCGTGATGCGCGTGTACTTCGAGAAGCCGCGTACGACGGTCGGCTGGAAGGGCTATATCAACGATCCGCGTCTGGACGGCAGCTTCCGCATCAACGAAGGCCTGCGCCGCGCGCGTGAACTGCTGCTCGAAATCAGCAGCCTCGGGCTGCCGACGGGTACCGAATTCCTCGACCTGCTGAGCCCGCAGTACATCGCGGACCTGATCGCGTGGGGCGCGATCGGCGCGCGCACGACGGAAAGCCAGAGCCACCGGCAACTGGCGTCGGGTCTGTCGTGTCCGATCGGCTTCAAGAACGGCACGGACGGTGGCGTGCAGATTGCCGCCGATGCGATCGTCGCGGCAGCCGCGAGCCACGCGTTCATGGGCATGACGAAAATGGGCATGGCCGCAATCTTCGAAACGCGCGGCAACGACGACGCGCACGTCATCCTGCGCGGCGGCAAGAAAGGCCCGAACTACGACGCAGCGGGCGTCGAAGAAGCGTGCGCCGCGCTGCGCAAGGTCGGCTTGCGCGAACAGGTGATGGTCGACTGCTCGCACGCGAACTCGAACAAGTCGCACGACCGGCAGATCGACGTCGCGCAGGACCTGGCGAACCAGCTCTCGGGCGGCGACAAGCGGATCGTCGGCGTGATGATCGAGAGTCATCTGGAAGCGGGGCGCCAGGATCTGAAGCCGGGTGTGCCGCTTGCTCGCGGTGTATCGATCACCGACGCATGCATCGGCTGGGCGCAAACCGAGCCCGTGTTGCAGACGCTCGCGCAAGCCGTCCGCGCGCGTCGTCAGCGCAACGCATAA
- a CDS encoding alpha/beta fold hydrolase has product MFRSILIRLAVFITLAQAFTPVFAATDAPEHAADFIAHDFRFSDGTVFPELRIHYVTLGTPQRDAHGDITNAVLLLHGTTGTGKAFLTPLMRRELFAAGEPLDTQRYFIVIPDGLGRGGSTKPSDGMRTKFPHYGYGDVVEANHRLLVDGLKVRHLKLVLGTSMGGMQTWMWGERYPGMADALMPIASQPIAMAGRNWLWRQMIVGAIRSDPGWQDGNYTTPPTQWTRAMPVFTLITGNAARMQEQAPDRAAATRLTESIVTEAAKSDPNDVLYWFESSWDYDPEPNLGAIRGRLFAVNFTDDLINATDLGVMQRLIGKVPQGRYVEMPETAQSYGHQTLAHPEVWKPYLIQLMNGTSGT; this is encoded by the coding sequence GTGTTTCGTTCGATCCTCATCCGCCTTGCCGTATTCATCACGCTTGCGCAGGCTTTCACGCCCGTTTTCGCAGCAACAGACGCCCCCGAACATGCCGCCGATTTCATCGCGCATGACTTCCGCTTTTCCGACGGCACGGTCTTTCCCGAACTGCGCATCCACTACGTGACGCTCGGCACGCCGCAACGCGACGCGCATGGCGACATCACCAACGCCGTATTGCTGTTGCACGGCACGACGGGCACGGGCAAAGCCTTCCTCACGCCGCTGATGCGCAGGGAACTGTTCGCCGCCGGCGAGCCGCTCGACACGCAGCGCTATTTCATCGTGATTCCCGATGGCCTCGGACGCGGCGGCTCGACCAAGCCGAGCGACGGCATGCGCACGAAGTTTCCGCATTACGGCTATGGCGACGTCGTCGAAGCGAATCACAGGCTGCTCGTCGACGGGCTCAAGGTGCGGCATCTGAAGCTCGTGCTCGGTACGTCGATGGGCGGCATGCAGACGTGGATGTGGGGTGAGCGCTATCCGGGCATGGCTGACGCGCTGATGCCCATCGCCAGCCAGCCGATCGCGATGGCGGGCCGCAACTGGCTGTGGCGGCAGATGATCGTCGGCGCGATTCGCAGCGATCCCGGCTGGCAGGACGGCAACTACACGACGCCGCCCACGCAATGGACGCGCGCGATGCCCGTCTTCACGCTGATCACGGGCAACGCGGCGCGCATGCAGGAACAGGCGCCCGATCGCGCGGCCGCGACGCGCCTGACGGAATCGATCGTGACGGAGGCCGCGAAAAGCGATCCGAACGATGTGTTGTACTGGTTCGAATCGTCGTGGGACTACGACCCGGAGCCGAATCTCGGCGCGATTCGCGGGCGTCTGTTCGCCGTCAATTTCACCGACGACCTGATCAACGCCACCGATCTCGGCGTGATGCAGCGGCTGATCGGCAAGGTGCCGCAAGGTCGATATGTGGAGATGCCGGAGACGGCGCAATCGTACGGACATCAGACGCTCGCGCACCCCGAAGTGTGGAAGCCGTACCTGATCCAGCTGATGAACGGCACAAGCGGCACGTGA
- a CDS encoding glutathione S-transferase family protein gives MGLLVDGQWQDKWYDTASTGGRFVRTDAVFRNWVTPDGEAGPTGRDGFEAEAGRYHLYVSLACPWAHRALIVRALKGLEDMISVSVVHWLMLGDGWTFADGPGVVPDSLNHAKFLRDVYVAADPHYSGRVTVPILWDKHQRTIVSNESSEIIRMLNSAFDELGAEPGDFYPPPLRAEIDAINARVYDTVNNGVYKAGFATTQAAYEEAVAPLFETLDWLDQKLSKQRFLTGNRLTEADIRLFTTLIRFDAVYFGHFKCNLRRISDYPNLSAYTRDIYQHRGVAATVNFGHIKRHYYVSHRSVNPTGIVPLGPVQDFNAPHDRARFA, from the coding sequence ATGGGATTGCTAGTCGACGGTCAATGGCAGGACAAGTGGTACGACACGGCATCGACGGGCGGCCGCTTCGTGCGCACGGACGCCGTCTTCCGCAACTGGGTCACGCCCGACGGCGAAGCCGGGCCGACCGGCCGCGACGGTTTCGAAGCCGAAGCGGGACGCTATCACCTGTATGTGAGCCTCGCGTGTCCGTGGGCGCATCGCGCGCTGATCGTGCGCGCGCTGAAGGGGCTGGAGGACATGATCAGCGTGTCCGTCGTGCACTGGCTGATGCTCGGCGACGGCTGGACGTTCGCCGACGGTCCCGGCGTCGTGCCCGACTCGCTCAATCACGCGAAATTTCTGCGCGACGTGTATGTTGCCGCCGACCCGCACTACAGCGGCCGCGTGACGGTGCCGATTCTTTGGGACAAGCATCAGCGGACGATCGTGAGCAACGAGTCGTCGGAAATCATCCGCATGCTGAACTCGGCGTTCGACGAACTCGGCGCGGAACCGGGCGACTTCTATCCGCCGCCGCTGCGCGCCGAGATCGACGCGATCAACGCGCGCGTCTACGACACGGTCAACAACGGCGTCTACAAGGCAGGATTCGCGACGACGCAGGCAGCGTACGAAGAGGCCGTCGCGCCTTTGTTCGAGACGCTCGACTGGCTCGACCAGAAGCTCTCGAAGCAGCGCTTTCTGACGGGCAACCGTTTGACGGAAGCGGACATCCGCCTTTTCACGACGCTGATCCGTTTCGATGCCGTGTACTTCGGACACTTCAAGTGCAATCTGCGGCGCATCTCGGACTATCCGAATCTGTCCGCTTATACGCGCGATATCTATCAGCATCGCGGCGTGGCCGCGACGGTGAATTTCGGGCACATCAAGCGGCATTACTACGTGAGCCATCGGTCGGTGAATCCGACGGGCATCGTGCCGCTCGGTCCTGTGCAGGATTTCAACGCGCCGCACGATCGCGCTCGGTTTGCGTGA
- a CDS encoding LysR family transcriptional regulator encodes MLTDDELALLEAIRESGSLSRAAARLGKAPSTVSHAARQLETRFDALLFDRRRYRLQLTPAGQLLADEAARLMQDVSRMTQRVRQIASGWEDRLWIVTDELLEFETFMPVVHAFDALQSGVKLRVTTEVLGGTWEALRDGRADVIVGATNEPPAIPGLRWFELGVVDWVFAISPRHALASIKEPLRREQIAKQRGIVVADSSRASGRAYGLLGGQTSLAVPSMRAKILAQRDGLGVGWLPRQRVASLLKRGELVEKDTADPREPNVLYVAWRGDQEGRALKWWLDQLREPRLAKRLVQGIDQFA; translated from the coding sequence ATGTTGACCGACGACGAGCTTGCCCTGCTCGAAGCGATACGCGAAAGCGGCAGCTTGTCGCGCGCGGCGGCGCGACTCGGCAAGGCTCCGTCGACGGTATCGCACGCGGCGCGCCAGCTCGAAACACGTTTCGACGCACTGCTGTTCGACCGCCGTCGCTATCGGCTGCAGCTGACGCCCGCCGGCCAGCTGCTCGCCGACGAGGCCGCGCGGCTGATGCAGGACGTGTCGCGCATGACGCAGCGCGTGCGGCAGATCGCGAGCGGTTGGGAAGACCGCCTGTGGATCGTCACCGACGAACTGCTCGAGTTCGAAACCTTCATGCCCGTCGTCCACGCGTTCGACGCGCTGCAATCGGGCGTCAAGCTGCGTGTGACGACGGAAGTGCTCGGCGGCACGTGGGAAGCGTTGCGCGACGGCCGCGCGGACGTGATCGTCGGCGCGACCAACGAGCCGCCCGCCATTCCCGGCCTGCGCTGGTTCGAACTGGGCGTGGTCGACTGGGTGTTCGCGATTTCGCCGCGTCACGCGCTCGCGAGCATCAAGGAACCGCTGCGGCGCGAGCAGATCGCGAAGCAGCGCGGTATCGTCGTCGCCGATTCGTCGCGAGCGAGCGGACGCGCTTACGGGCTGCTCGGCGGACAGACTTCGCTCGCGGTGCCCAGCATGCGTGCGAAAATCCTCGCGCAGCGCGACGGGCTCGGCGTCGGCTGGCTGCCGCGTCAGCGCGTCGCTTCGTTGCTCAAGCGCGGCGAACTCGTCGAAAAAGACACCGCCGATCCGCGCGAACCCAACGTGCTGTACGTGGCGTGGCGCGGCGATCAGGAAGGCCGCGCACTGAAATGGTGGCTCGACCAGTTGCGCGAGCCGCGTCTCGCCAAACGGCTGGTGCAGGGGATCGACCAGTTCGCATGA
- a CDS encoding DUF3501 family protein, with protein MSIARNSLLSLENYAKTRKTMREQVIEHKKSRIVRLGNHLTFLFEDELTIRYQIQEMLHIEKIFDEDGIQGELEAYLPLVPDGSNFKATMQIEYENEVERRAALSRLIGVEDSVFMKVDGEEPVYAIADEDLERENNEKTSAVHFVRFELTPGIKARLRDGAALLIGCDHPNYPVDLQTVPDDVRRSLVKDLS; from the coding sequence ATGAGCATCGCGAGGAACTCCCTGCTGTCGCTCGAAAACTATGCGAAGACGCGCAAGACGATGCGCGAGCAGGTCATCGAGCACAAGAAGAGCCGCATCGTCAGGCTCGGCAATCACCTGACGTTCCTGTTCGAAGATGAGCTGACGATCCGCTATCAGATCCAGGAAATGCTGCACATCGAAAAGATTTTCGACGAAGACGGCATACAGGGCGAACTCGAAGCGTACCTGCCGCTCGTGCCTGACGGCAGCAACTTCAAGGCGACGATGCAGATCGAGTACGAGAACGAAGTGGAGCGACGCGCGGCGCTGTCGCGACTGATCGGCGTCGAGGACAGCGTTTTCATGAAAGTGGACGGCGAGGAACCTGTCTACGCGATCGCCGACGAAGACCTCGAACGCGAGAACAACGAGAAGACCTCAGCCGTGCATTTCGTGCGCTTCGAACTGACGCCTGGGATCAAGGCCCGCTTGCGTGACGGCGCGGCCTTGCTGATCGGCTGCGATCATCCGAACTATCCCGTCGACCTGCAAACCGTTCCCGACGACGTTCGGCGATCGCTCGTCAAAGATCTCAGTTAA
- the pdxR gene encoding MocR-like pyridoxine biosynthesis transcription factor PdxR — protein MDYGLLMSSFASQSAERKLTQQSLLYESLRHAILNGDIRHGSQLVPTRALAEQLGIARNSVLYAYERLAEEGFIAASRHGSVVSCVAMPSANAEAVSATPVSRLSRRVAGLPHERGVRGTPSPFQAGVPALDEFPVAQWRASMERAWRSVDARDLGYGYHAGHPSLRRAVAEYVRVSRGVRCTADQVFITSGTHTSLDLCARMLADPGDTVWLENPGYHGARIAFQSAGLNIVPIPVDAAGLAPTEEHWQRTPPRLVYITPSHQYPLGSVLSLERRWSIIDNIVERGAWIIEDDYDSELRHSGPPLPSVQGLRDAAPVVYLGTFSKTMFPALRIGFMIVPASLAPEIGGVIGEMSRQGRVADQVALADFIESGKYARHLRRMRRIYQQRREAMVGAIYTHMNDLVTVSSDGSGMHLTMRLDAPLQDRDVSAALRERGIAVSPLSTYCHEGEDAERFNGFMLGYAGVRPDKADRLIAELAAAIRSLT, from the coding sequence TTGGATTACGGGCTGTTGATGTCGAGCTTCGCGAGCCAGTCGGCAGAACGTAAGCTCACGCAGCAATCGCTGCTTTACGAAAGCCTGCGCCATGCCATCCTGAACGGCGACATTCGCCACGGCAGCCAGCTCGTGCCAACGCGCGCGCTCGCCGAGCAACTCGGCATCGCACGGAATTCGGTGCTGTACGCGTATGAGCGGCTCGCCGAAGAAGGGTTTATCGCGGCGAGTCGTCATGGGTCGGTCGTCAGTTGTGTTGCGATGCCATCGGCGAATGCGGAAGCCGTCAGCGCGACGCCCGTCAGTCGATTGTCGCGGCGCGTCGCCGGATTGCCGCATGAGCGTGGCGTGCGCGGCACGCCATCGCCGTTTCAGGCGGGCGTGCCCGCGCTCGACGAGTTTCCCGTTGCGCAATGGCGTGCGTCGATGGAACGCGCATGGCGCTCCGTCGATGCACGCGATCTCGGCTACGGCTATCACGCGGGTCATCCGTCGCTCAGGCGCGCGGTGGCCGAATATGTGCGCGTGTCGCGCGGCGTGCGCTGCACGGCCGATCAGGTGTTCATCACGTCGGGCACGCATACGAGCCTCGACCTGTGCGCGCGCATGCTCGCCGATCCCGGCGATACCGTGTGGCTCGAAAACCCCGGCTATCACGGCGCGAGAATTGCGTTTCAGTCGGCGGGACTGAACATCGTGCCGATTCCCGTCGACGCCGCCGGTCTCGCACCCACGGAGGAACACTGGCAGCGCACGCCGCCGCGTCTCGTCTACATCACGCCGTCGCATCAATATCCGCTCGGCAGCGTGTTGAGTCTGGAGCGGCGCTGGTCGATCATCGACAACATCGTCGAACGCGGCGCGTGGATCATCGAAGACGACTACGACAGCGAACTGCGCCACAGCGGTCCGCCGCTGCCATCGGTGCAAGGATTGCGCGATGCCGCGCCCGTCGTCTATCTCGGCACGTTCAGCAAGACGATGTTCCCCGCGCTGCGCATCGGCTTCATGATCGTTCCTGCGAGCCTCGCGCCGGAGATCGGCGGCGTAATCGGCGAGATGTCGCGGCAAGGGCGCGTCGCGGATCAGGTCGCGCTCGCCGATTTCATCGAAAGCGGCAAATACGCGCGCCACTTGCGGCGCATGCGCCGCATCTATCAGCAGCGGCGCGAAGCGATGGTCGGCGCGATCTATACGCATATGAACGATCTCGTGACGGTTTCGTCCGACGGCAGCGGCATGCACCTGACGATGCGGCTCGATGCTCCCTTGCAGGACCGCGACGTGAGCGCTGCGCTGCGCGAGCGTGGCATCGCGGTTTCGCCGTTGAGCACGTATTGTCACGAGGGCGAAGACGCCGAACGCTTCAACGGCTTCATGCTCGGCTATGCGGGTGTGCGTCCCGACAAGGCCGACCGGCTGATCGCGGAACTCGCCGCGGCGATCCGTTCTCTGACCTGA
- a CDS encoding cytochrome b has translation MNTSTTSRTAARDGIDALSAPAHASRYTRTAMILHWLIAVLIIVNVVLGLSADSLPDDWVRPVIDTHKSIGITVLGLALLRVLWRASHRPPPLPREFPSWERMAAHVAHFLLYFLMIALPLSGWMHDSAWKAAATHPMHLFGVIPFPRIGLIMNLDPAVKEPLHDRFGMLHTYLGYALYALLAMHIGGALKHELLDRHSVIKRMVP, from the coding sequence ATGAACACATCGACAACATCCCGCACGGCCGCGCGCGACGGCATCGACGCGCTTTCCGCGCCGGCGCATGCGTCCCGCTACACCCGCACGGCGATGATCCTGCACTGGCTGATCGCCGTGCTGATCATCGTGAACGTGGTTCTCGGCCTTTCCGCCGATTCGTTGCCTGACGACTGGGTGCGCCCCGTCATCGATACGCACAAGTCGATCGGCATCACGGTGCTCGGTCTCGCGCTGCTGCGCGTGCTGTGGCGCGCGTCGCACCGGCCGCCGCCGCTGCCGCGCGAGTTTCCGTCGTGGGAACGGATGGCCGCGCATGTCGCGCATTTCCTGCTGTACTTCCTGATGATCGCGCTGCCGCTGTCGGGCTGGATGCACGACTCCGCATGGAAGGCAGCCGCGACGCATCCGATGCATCTGTTCGGCGTGATCCCGTTTCCGCGCATCGGCCTGATCATGAATCTCGATCCCGCCGTGAAAGAGCCGCTGCACGACCGGTTCGGCATGTTGCACACGTATCTCGGCTACGCGCTATATGCGCTGCTGGCGATGCATATCGGCGGCGCGCTGAAGCATGAGCTGCTCGACCGTCATTCCGTCATCAAGCGGATGGTGCCGTGA
- a CDS encoding SRPBCC family protein gives MNTNEALGVFDGTHTVRFERLLPGPIERVWAYLTESDKRSQWLASGAIPPQTGGDFIMHFDHSLLAATPEVPPEPYRQYAGGHESLHRLVRFEPPHVLAFTWGSIQDNLSEVTFELSEAGDQVKLVLTHRNLSDRDEQHDVGPGWHSHLDVLRERLNGGAPASFWKLFEQVKARYDAL, from the coding sequence ATGAACACGAACGAAGCACTCGGCGTTTTCGACGGCACGCATACCGTGCGTTTCGAACGTCTGCTGCCCGGCCCGATCGAGCGCGTGTGGGCGTATCTGACGGAATCCGACAAGCGCAGCCAGTGGCTTGCCTCCGGCGCGATCCCACCGCAGACGGGCGGCGATTTCATCATGCATTTCGATCACTCGCTGCTGGCGGCGACGCCAGAAGTTCCGCCCGAGCCGTATCGGCAATATGCGGGTGGACATGAGTCGTTGCATCGACTGGTGCGCTTCGAGCCGCCTCATGTACTCGCGTTCACGTGGGGCAGCATTCAGGACAATCTGTCGGAAGTGACGTTCGAACTGTCGGAAGCGGGCGATCAGGTGAAGCTCGTGCTGACGCATCGCAATCTGTCGGATCGCGACGAGCAACACGATGTCGGCCCCGGCTGGCACAGTCATCTCGACGTACTGCGCGAGCGTTTGAACGGCGGCGCGCCCGCGTCGTTCTGGAAGCTCTTCGAGCAGGTCAAGGCGCGGTACGACGCGTTGTGA
- a CDS encoding thioredoxin family protein: MTTANQYSKTAPSRADVDAMAGVTVVEFGTDWCGYCQGAQPVIGKAFGQHPGTRHLKIEDGPGRPLGRSFKVKLWPTLIFMRDGVEVARVVRPTDAAQIEEAFAAVA; the protein is encoded by the coding sequence ATGACTACCGCGAACCAATACTCGAAGACTGCGCCGAGCCGCGCGGATGTCGACGCCATGGCGGGTGTGACCGTCGTCGAATTCGGCACCGACTGGTGCGGCTACTGCCAGGGCGCGCAGCCGGTGATCGGCAAGGCGTTCGGCCAGCATCCGGGCACGCGTCATCTGAAGATCGAAGACGGACCGGGCCGGCCGCTCGGGCGCTCGTTCAAGGTCAAGCTCTGGCCGACGCTGATCTTCATGCGCGACGGCGTCGAAGTGGCGCGTGTCGTGCGGCCGACGGACGCCGCGCAGATCGAAGAGGCGTTTGCTGCCGTCGCGTAA
- a CDS encoding GNAT family N-acetyltransferase, with the protein MTQAVKIRPVVPADYEAWLPLWDGYNRFYGRFDDTALPREITQLTWSRFFDGLEPMHAMVAERADGTLVGLVHYLYHRSTLMKGPTCYLHDLFTLDSERGKGVGRALIEAVYAAAKAAHAERVYWLTHESNRTAMQLYDKVADLSGFVVYRKPL; encoded by the coding sequence GTGACACAAGCCGTGAAGATCCGCCCCGTCGTTCCCGCCGATTACGAAGCGTGGTTGCCGTTGTGGGACGGCTACAACCGCTTTTATGGCCGCTTCGACGATACGGCGCTGCCGCGCGAAATCACGCAGCTCACGTGGTCGCGCTTCTTCGACGGACTCGAACCGATGCACGCGATGGTGGCCGAACGCGCGGACGGCACGCTGGTGGGCCTCGTGCATTACCTGTATCACCGCAGCACGTTGATGAAGGGGCCGACGTGCTATCTGCACGACCTGTTCACGCTCGATTCCGAGCGCGGCAAAGGTGTGGGCCGTGCGCTGATCGAAGCCGTCTATGCAGCGGCGAAGGCCGCGCATGCTGAGCGCGTGTACTGGCTCACGCACGAATCGAATCGCACGGCCATGCAGCTTTACGACAAGGTCGCGGACCTGTCGGGATTCGTCGTGTATCGCAAGCCGCTTTAA